In a single window of the Corvus hawaiiensis isolate bCorHaw1 chromosome 19, bCorHaw1.pri.cur, whole genome shotgun sequence genome:
- the MRPS7 gene encoding 28S ribosomal protein S7, mitochondrial — protein MAAPSAAGLGRRLRAWLPRMVPVRWSRYNPSYLEPEVKKESYQKPLEELTEEEREQMELKAVQLIKAAPPSLSSSVFSDPMISKFTNMMMKSGNKVLARSLMSQTLETIKRKQLEKYHKAPENEKETIECNPYVIFHQALKNCQPIIGLSNITKGGKTYQVPVPLTDNRKRFLAMKWLITECRENKHRRTMMPEKLSQELLLAFNNEGPVIKRKHVLHKMAEANRAYAHFRWW, from the exons ATGGCGGCGCCCAGCGCGGCGGGGCTGGGTCGGCGGCTGCGGGCCTGGCTGCCCCG GATGGTGCCGGTGAGATGGAGCCGCTACAACCCCAGCTACCTGGAGCCAGAAGTGAAAAAGGAATCGTATCAGAAACCTTTAGAGGAGCTGactgaggaggaaagggaaCAAATGGAGCTTAAGGCTGTTCAACTAATCAAAGCtgctcctccctctctctccagtTCCGTGTTCAGCGACCCCATGATTAG TAAATTCACCAATATGATGATGAAGAGTGGAAATAAAGTGCTGGCCAGAAGCCTCATGTCTCAG ACTCTGGAGACCATTAAgaggaagcagctggagaagtACCACAAAGCTCCAGAAAATGAGAAGGAGACAATTGAATGCAACCCCTACGTTATCTTCCACCAGGCTCTCAAGAACTGCCAGCCCATCATTGGGCTCAGCAACATCACCAAAGGAGGCAAAACCTACCAG GTGCCCGTCCCACTGACGGACAATCGGAAGCGCTTCCTGGCCATGAAGTGGTTGATCACCGAGTGCAGGGAGAACAAGCACCGCCGGACAATGATGCCAGAAAAgctctcccaggagctgctcctggccttCAACAACGAGGGGCCCGTCATCAAGAGGAAGCACGTCCTGCACAAGATGGCAGAGGCCAACCGGGCATATGCCCACTTCCGCTGGTGGTAG